The following coding sequences lie in one Bacteroidota bacterium genomic window:
- a CDS encoding DUF2723 domain-containing protein, with protein sequence MTSYRRLNNLTGWIIFLIASVVYILTAEPTTSFWDCGEYISTAFKLQVGHPPGAPFFQLLGRFFSLFAFGDNSQVAFMINTMSALSSSFTILFLFWTITMLAKRLVIRGGEEMTKAGMWTILSAGIVGSLAYAFSDSFWFSAVEGEVYAMSSLFTAMVFWAVLRWEQVADEKHADRWLILIAYLMGLSIGVHLLNLLAIPAIGLIIYFRKYRNYKFWRVIFVILVSFLVLAAIMYGIIPETLTLFANTELLFVNGMGLPFHTGTIVLAVVLISLLVIALIYTQRPTRRFKMWVYILGGIMALFFLLESDSAGSFFLRIVILAIVAGFFFLTRKLAALQNTVILSLVFILIGYSSFIMLVIRSNAETPINENSPKDAISLLSYLNREQYGDWPLLKGPYYNAPVIGQEDGKPVYMRDSSKGKYVIKDDRKGTKLVYDPEYITIFPRMWNNTESRYIEDYKRWAGIKGDPDGKRKPTFGENLRYFFDYQLGHMYFRYFMWNFAGRQNEIQGHGDLLHGNWLSGITFLDEMRLGPQKNLPDNMKSKARNTYYFLPLILGLFGLFYQFRKKYHDGLVVTLLFVMTGLAIVVYLNQHAPQPRERDYAYAASFYAFSIWIGLGVIYLVEKLSRYLKPVTSVLIVGIATVLLVPANMGYEGWDDHSRSGRYTALEVAKCYLNSCEPNAILFTNGDNDTFPLWYAQEVEGIRTDVRVCNLSLLSGDWYISQMQRKVYDADPVPFTLNYDQYKQGTRDVVYLIENENIKGYVELKELFNIMKRDEDKLKIRSGGQTFDYFPAKKFRVSVDSAEVIANNAIPAEFADRIEDIEWTVNTQGVGKNHLMVLDLIAHIDWTRPVYFSTTTGDDAYLGIQKYFVQEGMAYRLIPARIKSPDHQVGGVSTEAMYNNLMNRYSISMADSTLFWSEENIRAAMNLRNIYGRLAQELIRQGKKDSAALVADRITEIIPDASIPYDYFVVPVADAYYKSGRTDKGDAILVKLYDHTLDNLYYFFSFTGDKAEKVDFQRQQNLAMMQEIYRLALENQREDIAGESKKIFDQYYQRYVGQPFNR encoded by the coding sequence ATGACCTCATATCGAAGGCTAAACAACCTCACCGGCTGGATCATATTCCTGATCGCCTCAGTTGTATATATTTTAACAGCTGAACCGACAACAAGTTTTTGGGATTGCGGGGAATATATTTCCACCGCCTTTAAATTACAGGTGGGTCATCCTCCGGGGGCGCCATTCTTCCAGTTACTTGGGCGTTTTTTCTCCCTGTTTGCTTTTGGGGATAACAGCCAGGTTGCCTTTATGATCAACACCATGTCGGCTCTGTCGAGTAGTTTTACCATACTTTTCCTGTTCTGGACAATCACCATGCTTGCCAAACGATTGGTGATCAGGGGTGGGGAAGAGATGACAAAGGCCGGGATGTGGACGATCCTTTCGGCAGGAATCGTAGGCTCTCTTGCTTATGCCTTTTCCGATTCGTTCTGGTTTTCCGCGGTGGAAGGAGAAGTATATGCCATGTCATCGCTGTTCACCGCGATGGTTTTCTGGGCTGTACTACGTTGGGAGCAGGTTGCCGACGAAAAGCATGCCGACCGCTGGCTTATCCTTATTGCATACCTGATGGGTTTGTCAATCGGGGTGCATCTGCTGAACCTGCTTGCCATTCCTGCCATCGGATTGATAATATATTTCAGGAAGTATCGCAACTATAAATTCTGGAGGGTGATATTTGTCATCCTGGTCAGTTTTCTGGTACTTGCTGCCATCATGTATGGCATCATACCCGAAACACTTACCCTGTTTGCCAACACCGAGCTTTTATTTGTCAATGGAATGGGTTTGCCTTTTCATACCGGGACGATCGTTCTGGCAGTGGTATTGATCTCCTTGCTGGTCATAGCGCTTATTTATACCCAGCGGCCCACGAGAAGGTTTAAAATGTGGGTTTATATCCTGGGTGGGATTATGGCCCTCTTTTTTCTGTTGGAAAGCGATAGTGCCGGTTCATTTTTTCTCAGAATCGTCATTCTCGCCATTGTAGCCGGATTTTTCTTTCTTACCCGCAAACTGGCTGCTTTGCAGAATACCGTCATTTTATCCCTTGTTTTCATCCTCATCGGTTACTCTTCATTTATCATGCTGGTGATACGTTCCAACGCGGAAACCCCGATCAATGAGAATAGCCCGAAGGATGCGATCAGCCTGTTATCCTATTTGAATCGTGAGCAATACGGTGACTGGCCCTTGCTGAAGGGTCCGTATTACAATGCGCCGGTGATTGGGCAGGAAGACGGCAAACCGGTTTACATGCGCGACAGCTCGAAGGGCAAATATGTGATCAAGGATGACCGCAAAGGAACAAAACTGGTATACGATCCGGAATATATAACGATATTCCCCAGGATGTGGAACAATACGGAAAGCCGTTATATTGAGGATTACAAGAGGTGGGCCGGTATCAAGGGTGATCCTGATGGAAAAAGGAAACCAACATTCGGCGAAAACCTCAGGTATTTTTTCGATTACCAGCTGGGGCATATGTATTTCCGGTATTTCATGTGGAATTTCGCAGGAAGGCAAAATGAAATACAGGGACATGGTGACCTTTTGCATGGTAACTGGCTGAGTGGGATCACCTTCCTTGACGAAATGCGTCTGGGGCCACAGAAGAACCTTCCTGACAATATGAAAAGCAAAGCCAGGAACACGTATTATTTCCTTCCTCTTATCCTGGGATTGTTCGGGCTCTTTTATCAATTCCGCAAAAAGTATCACGACGGGCTGGTAGTGACTTTGTTGTTTGTGATGACAGGCCTGGCCATTGTGGTTTACCTCAATCAGCATGCGCCGCAACCCCGTGAAAGGGATTATGCTTACGCCGCTTCCTTTTATGCATTTTCCATCTGGATCGGACTGGGAGTGATATACCTGGTTGAAAAACTGAGTCGGTATTTAAAGCCTGTCACCAGTGTACTCATAGTTGGCATTGCCACTGTTTTGCTGGTTCCGGCAAATATGGGTTACGAAGGATGGGATGATCACAGCCGTTCGGGACGCTATACCGCACTGGAAGTGGCTAAATGTTACCTGAATTCCTGTGAACCCAATGCCATTTTGTTTACAAACGGCGATAACGACACTTTCCCTCTATGGTATGCCCAGGAAGTTGAGGGTATACGTACCGATGTGAGGGTTTGCAATCTGAGCCTGCTCAGTGGCGACTGGTACATCAGCCAGATGCAGCGAAAGGTTTATGATGCGGATCCGGTACCCTTCACTCTGAACTACGACCAGTACAAGCAGGGAACACGCGATGTTGTGTACCTCATTGAAAATGAAAACATCAAAGGCTATGTGGAATTGAAGGAACTTTTCAACATTATGAAAAGAGATGAAGATAAGCTGAAGATACGTTCGGGAGGACAAACCTTTGATTATTTTCCTGCAAAGAAGTTCAGGGTATCTGTTGATTCAGCGGAGGTTATTGCTAATAATGCAATTCCTGCAGAATTTGCCGACAGAATTGAGGATATAGAATGGACGGTCAACACCCAGGGTGTTGGAAAGAATCACTTAATGGTGCTGGATTTGATAGCACATATTGACTGGACACGGCCGGTATATTTTTCGACAACCACAGGTGATGATGCGTATCTTGGTATTCAAAAGTATTTTGTTCAGGAAGGTATGGCCTACCGTTTAATCCCGGCCAGGATCAAGAGTCCTGACCATCAGGTCGGAGGGGTTAGCACTGAGGCAATGTACAACAACCTGATGAACCGTTATAGCATCAGCATGGCCGATTCCACGCTATTCTGGAGTGAAGAGAATATACGGGCTGCGATGAATCTGAGAAATATCTATGGCAGGCTGGCCCAGGAACTTATACGCCAGGGGAAGAAGGATTCGGCAGCATTGGTGGCCGACAGGATTACGGAAATCATCCCCGATGCCTCAATACCTTATGATTATTTTGTTGTCCCTGTGGCCGATGCATATTATAAGTCAGGCAGGACGGATAAAGGAGATGCCATCCTGGTAAAACTCTACGATCATACCCTGGACAACCTATATTATTTCTTCAGTTTTACAGGAGATAAAGCAGAAAAGGTTGACTTTCAAAGGCAGCAGAACCTTGCCATGATGCAGGAAATTTATCGGTTGGCATTGGAGAATCAAAGGGAAGATATTGCCGGTGAATCGAAAAAGATATTCGATCAGTATTACCAGCGTTATGTTGGACAACCCTTTAACCGATAA
- the gpmA gene encoding 2,3-diphosphoglycerate-dependent phosphoglycerate mutase, with product MKKLVLLRHGESVWNKENRFTGWTDVGLSEKGTEEAIEAGKVLKDNGFRFKLAYTSYLTRAIKTLWLVLEEMDLMWIPVDKSWRLNEKHYGMLQGLNKSEMADKYGDEQILLWRRSYDIPPPPLTEDDERSSLKDPRYAELNKKDIPMTECLKDVVDRMVPYWENEISVNLEAYEEVLVAAHGNSLRAVVKYLKDMSDEDILAFNIPTGIPYVFEFDDDMNLLKDYFLGDPEVIKKLMEQVANQAKKK from the coding sequence ATGAAAAAATTAGTCTTGCTAAGGCATGGTGAAAGTGTCTGGAACAAAGAGAACAGGTTTACGGGTTGGACCGATGTCGGCCTTTCGGAAAAAGGAACAGAAGAAGCCATTGAAGCCGGAAAAGTACTGAAAGACAATGGCTTCCGGTTTAAACTGGCTTATACCTCTTACCTTACCAGGGCCATCAAGACCCTCTGGCTTGTGCTGGAAGAGATGGACCTGATGTGGATCCCGGTTGACAAAAGCTGGAGGCTGAATGAGAAACATTACGGTATGCTACAGGGATTGAACAAATCCGAAATGGCTGACAAATACGGCGATGAACAGATACTCCTGTGGAGAAGAAGCTACGACATCCCTCCCCCACCCCTGACAGAGGATGATGAACGTAGCTCCCTGAAGGATCCCCGCTATGCAGAACTGAATAAAAAAGATATCCCCATGACAGAATGCCTCAAAGATGTGGTTGACCGCATGGTTCCATACTGGGAAAATGAAATCTCCGTTAACCTCGAAGCCTACGAAGAAGTACTGGTGGCTGCCCATGGTAACAGCCTTAGGGCTGTGGTTAAATACCTCAAGGATATGAGCGATGAGGATATCCTGGCATTCAATATCCCCACTGGAATTCCCTACGTTTTTGAATTCGATGATGATATGAACCTGCTGAAAGATTACTTCCTGGGAGACCCCGAAGTGATAAAAAAGCTGATGGAACAGGTTGCCAACCAGGCTAAAAAGAAGTAA
- a CDS encoding serine/threonine protein phosphatase → MKKHWVIPDIHGCSKTLQSLIDYQINPSKHDWLYFLGDYIDRGPDSKGVIDYIMSLQEKEYNIRLLKGNHEEYILKAYYAEPEKKGFLGFGKKNEVKKEWTHFGGKECMNSFGVKNLRDIPEKYIHWLENLELYIDLDQFLLVHAGLNFGKEDPFEDEHAMLWIREFLNEPERIGNKTIIHGHVPINLELLYHFRDHPELKVIDLDNGVYMKDRSGFGNLLALELGSMDLAVQYNLDM, encoded by the coding sequence ATGAAAAAGCATTGGGTCATACCCGACATCCATGGCTGCTCCAAAACCCTGCAGTCACTGATAGATTATCAGATCAACCCTTCCAAACATGACTGGCTGTATTTCCTGGGCGATTATATCGACCGCGGCCCCGATTCTAAGGGAGTGATCGATTATATCATGAGCCTCCAGGAAAAAGAGTATAATATCCGCCTTTTAAAGGGAAACCATGAGGAATACATCCTGAAAGCCTATTATGCCGAGCCTGAAAAAAAAGGGTTCCTGGGTTTTGGTAAAAAAAATGAGGTAAAAAAAGAATGGACCCACTTCGGCGGGAAAGAATGTATGAACAGTTTCGGGGTGAAAAACCTGCGCGATATTCCGGAAAAATATATCCATTGGCTTGAAAACCTGGAATTGTATATCGATCTTGATCAGTTCCTCCTTGTACATGCCGGGTTGAACTTCGGCAAGGAGGATCCTTTTGAGGACGAACATGCCATGCTTTGGATACGGGAATTTCTAAACGAACCGGAACGGATCGGCAATAAAACCATTATTCACGGGCATGTCCCCATTAACCTCGAATTACTTTATCATTTCAGGGATCATCCCGAACTGAAGGTCATCGATCTTGATAACGGCGTTTACATGAAAGACCGTTCCGGGTTTGGAAATTTACTGGCGCTGGAGTTGGGCTCTATGGATTTAGCGGTGCAGTATAATTTGGATATGTGA
- the scpA gene encoding methylmalonyl-CoA mutase, which produces MKPNFQHIDYKSVRSKEADIPSWEHRSHIEAGWITPEKIAVKPVYTAADLREMEHLDYAAGLPPFLRGPYSAMYVMRPWTIRQYAGFSTAEESNAFYRRNLAAGQKGLSIAFDLATHRGYDSDHERVVGDVGKAGVAIDSILDMEILFKSIPLDKMSVSMTMNGAVLPVMAFYIVAALEQGVKLEQLSGTIQNDILKEFMVRNTYIYPPLPSMRIIADIFEYTSKNMPKFNSISISGYHMQEAGATADLELAYTLADGLEYIRTGIQAGMDIDTFAPRLSFFWGIGMNHFMEIAKMRAARMLWAKIVKQFNPKNPKSMALRTHCQTSGWSLTEQDPFNNVARTCIEAMGAVLGHTQSLHTNALDEAIALPTDFSARIARNTQIYIQEETQVTRNVDPWAGSYYVEALTNDIAHRAWELISEVEELGGMAKAIETGLPKMRIEEAAARKQARIDSHKDTIVGVNKYRLEKEDPIETLEVDNSAVREAQIRRINKLKASRNEAEVQEALKAITYSCETGEGNLLELAVDAAKKRATLGEISFACEKVFGRYKAVIRSISGVYSFESKGDSSFSKACELADKFAELEGRRPRIMVAKMGQDGHDRGEKVVATGFADIGFDVDIGPLFQTPQETARQAVENDVHIVGVSSLAAGHKTLVPQLIEELKKLGREDIMVIVGGVIPPQDYDFLYKAGAVAIFGPGTVISDAGIKLLEILIESRS; this is translated from the coding sequence ATGAAACCTAATTTCCAACACATCGATTATAAGTCTGTGCGGTCGAAAGAAGCAGATATTCCATCCTGGGAGCACAGAAGCCATATTGAGGCAGGCTGGATAACCCCGGAAAAGATAGCAGTGAAACCGGTATACACAGCCGCCGACCTAAGGGAAATGGAACATCTGGATTATGCGGCAGGACTTCCGCCTTTTCTTCGGGGGCCTTATTCGGCCATGTACGTTATGCGTCCATGGACCATCCGTCAGTACGCAGGTTTTTCCACGGCAGAGGAGTCGAATGCTTTTTACCGCCGCAATCTGGCGGCCGGCCAGAAAGGATTATCCATTGCCTTTGACCTGGCCACTCACCGGGGATATGACTCCGATCACGAGAGGGTTGTAGGTGATGTAGGCAAGGCAGGTGTTGCTATCGATTCCATTCTCGACATGGAGATATTGTTCAAGAGCATTCCATTGGATAAGATGTCGGTTTCGATGACCATGAACGGGGCTGTCTTGCCGGTAATGGCGTTTTATATCGTGGCTGCGCTGGAGCAGGGAGTGAAACTGGAGCAGCTTAGCGGCACCATCCAGAACGACATCCTGAAAGAATTCATGGTCAGGAACACCTATATTTATCCGCCATTACCCTCCATGCGAATCATAGCCGATATCTTTGAATATACGTCGAAGAATATGCCCAAGTTCAATTCCATCAGCATTTCGGGGTATCATATGCAGGAAGCCGGTGCCACGGCTGATCTTGAACTTGCCTATACGCTGGCCGACGGGCTGGAATATATCCGTACAGGCATACAGGCCGGGATGGATATCGATACTTTTGCACCGAGGTTATCCTTTTTCTGGGGCATAGGTATGAACCACTTCATGGAGATTGCCAAGATGCGGGCTGCCCGAATGCTATGGGCTAAGATCGTGAAGCAGTTCAATCCAAAGAATCCCAAATCCATGGCATTACGAACGCATTGCCAGACATCGGGCTGGAGTTTGACGGAGCAGGATCCTTTCAACAATGTAGCCAGGACCTGCATTGAAGCCATGGGTGCTGTCCTGGGCCACACGCAAAGCCTTCATACGAATGCTCTGGATGAGGCCATTGCTTTGCCCACCGACTTTTCCGCGCGAATTGCCAGGAACACGCAAATATATATCCAGGAAGAGACCCAGGTGACACGGAATGTTGATCCCTGGGCAGGATCCTACTATGTGGAAGCGCTTACGAATGATATCGCTCATCGTGCCTGGGAGTTAATCAGTGAAGTGGAAGAGCTGGGAGGTATGGCAAAGGCCATCGAGACCGGATTGCCGAAGATGCGTATTGAGGAAGCTGCCGCCCGCAAACAGGCCAGGATCGATTCACACAAAGATACCATCGTTGGAGTGAACAAGTACCGGCTGGAAAAGGAAGACCCGATAGAAACCCTTGAGGTTGACAACAGCGCCGTGAGGGAAGCACAGATAAGACGGATCAATAAACTGAAGGCATCCAGGAACGAAGCGGAAGTGCAGGAAGCCTTGAAAGCCATCACCTATTCCTGCGAAACCGGCGAAGGCAACCTGCTGGAGCTTGCAGTTGACGCTGCAAAGAAAAGAGCAACCCTGGGAGAGATCTCCTTTGCCTGCGAAAAGGTCTTTGGCCGTTACAAAGCAGTGATCAGGTCTATTTCAGGTGTTTATTCTTTCGAATCGAAGGGAGACAGCAGTTTTAGCAAAGCATGTGAGTTAGCGGATAAGTTTGCCGAACTGGAAGGAAGAAGGCCCAGGATCATGGTCGCCAAGATGGGCCAGGACGGGCACGACAGGGGTGAAAAGGTAGTAGCTACAGGATTTGCAGATATAGGGTTCGATGTTGACATCGGGCCATTGTTCCAGACTCCTCAGGAAACGGCACGCCAGGCAGTTGAGAACGATGTGCACATAGTGGGGGTTTCCAGTCTGGCTGCAGGGCATAAGACACTGGTCCCTCAGTTGATAGAAGAACTGAAGAAACTCGGTCGTGAAGACATCATGGTGATTGTTGGAGGCGTAATCCCACCCCAGGATTATGACTTTCTTTACAAAGCCGGGGCAGTAGCCATTTTCGGTCCCGGAACCGTGATTTCCGACGCAGGGATCAAGTTGCTGGAGATTTTGATTGAATCGAGGAGTTAG
- a CDS encoding methylmalonyl-CoA mutase small subunit codes for MPQEEKKPRLFSEFPPVSTEEWEALIRADLKGADYEKKLVWKTGEGFDVKPYYRKEDLSELEFLMEVPGEFPFVRGDKTTANEWYIRQDIRVNDIEKANGKALDILMKGVDSLGFILEDKEYTESDLDRLMKNIFAEIVEVNFACPPGQALQVMQHHYDLIVKYNRDFQKIHGFIDFDPLGYLLLKGSFYQSREESFDTARRLIDIARHFQHFSVLQVNGSLFRNAGSSIVQELAFSLACGAEYLTQLTDTGVSVDQVAPNIKFTFATGSNYFLEIAKIRAARLLWASIVKAYGPSDNEIALMRVNAVTLDWNKTLYDPYVNMLRTTTEAMSAIIAGVDSLTVKPFDSIFEEPGDFSERIARNQQLLLKEESYFDKIIDPAAGSYYIENLTASIAEESWRLFLEVESQGGFIEAFRQGYIQEVIAETAREKDKDIATRRQVILGTNQYPNFGEHISKEVDLTVFEEDDEKVAGAMAETLKLYRGAQEFERLRYETDQYALKSGRPKAFMFTFGNLSMRIARAQFSSNFFACAGYEIIDNLGFAAIDEGVEAALKQQAEIVVICSSDEEYPVIAPEIYAKLNDRAIVVIAGYPKESLEMLQAAGIRHFIHIRSNVLETLREFNKELGII; via the coding sequence ATGCCGCAGGAAGAAAAGAAACCAAGACTTTTCAGCGAGTTTCCGCCGGTAAGCACGGAAGAGTGGGAAGCCCTGATCCGTGCCGATCTCAAGGGGGCGGATTATGAAAAAAAGCTGGTCTGGAAGACCGGGGAAGGCTTTGATGTAAAGCCATATTACAGGAAGGAAGACCTTTCGGAACTGGAGTTCCTCATGGAGGTCCCCGGTGAATTTCCATTTGTCAGGGGCGATAAAACCACTGCAAACGAGTGGTATATCCGACAGGACATCCGGGTAAACGACATTGAAAAAGCCAACGGGAAAGCCCTCGACATCCTGATGAAGGGCGTAGATTCGCTGGGCTTTATCCTGGAGGACAAGGAATACACTGAAAGTGACCTCGACAGGCTGATGAAAAACATTTTCGCCGAGATCGTGGAGGTCAACTTCGCCTGTCCGCCCGGACAGGCTCTGCAGGTCATGCAGCACCACTATGATCTGATTGTAAAATATAACCGGGATTTCCAGAAGATACATGGATTCATTGATTTTGATCCATTGGGTTATCTTCTGCTGAAGGGATCCTTTTACCAGAGCCGGGAGGAAAGCTTTGATACCGCTCGCCGTTTGATCGATATTGCTCGTCATTTCCAGCATTTCAGCGTTTTACAGGTTAACGGTTCCCTGTTCCGCAATGCCGGTTCTTCGATTGTCCAGGAACTGGCTTTCAGTCTGGCATGCGGTGCTGAGTACCTCACACAGCTCACAGATACGGGTGTTTCTGTCGACCAGGTAGCACCGAACATCAAGTTTACCTTTGCCACAGGCTCAAATTATTTCCTGGAAATTGCCAAGATCCGTGCAGCAAGGCTTTTATGGGCATCCATAGTAAAAGCATACGGCCCGTCGGATAATGAAATTGCACTTATGAGGGTGAATGCCGTTACACTCGACTGGAACAAGACCCTCTATGACCCTTACGTGAATATGCTGCGAACAACAACGGAGGCCATGTCAGCAATCATTGCCGGGGTAGATTCCCTAACGGTAAAACCCTTCGATAGCATTTTTGAGGAGCCGGGCGACTTTTCAGAGCGGATAGCCCGTAACCAGCAGTTGTTGCTGAAAGAGGAATCTTATTTCGACAAGATCATTGATCCTGCAGCCGGCAGTTATTATATTGAGAACCTTACGGCATCCATAGCCGAAGAGTCGTGGAGATTATTCCTGGAAGTAGAATCCCAAGGTGGTTTTATCGAAGCCTTCAGGCAGGGATACATTCAGGAAGTAATAGCAGAAACGGCCAGGGAGAAAGACAAAGATATTGCTACGCGCAGACAGGTCATCCTGGGAACAAACCAGTACCCAAATTTCGGGGAACACATTAGCAAGGAGGTTGACCTGACTGTATTTGAAGAAGATGACGAAAAAGTGGCAGGTGCCATGGCGGAGACGTTGAAGTTATACCGGGGAGCACAGGAATTTGAGCGTTTGCGTTACGAAACCGATCAGTATGCATTGAAGAGCGGTCGTCCGAAAGCATTTATGTTCACTTTCGGGAACCTTTCGATGCGCATCGCAAGGGCACAGTTTTCCTCAAATTTCTTTGCCTGTGCGGGTTATGAGATTATCGACAATCTTGGTTTCGCTGCCATTGACGAGGGAGTGGAAGCTGCCCTGAAACAGCAAGCGGAAATCGTTGTGATATGTAGTTCCGATGAGGAATATCCCGTGATTGCCCCGGAGATATATGCCAAACTGAATGATCGTGCCATAGTCGTGATAGCCGGCTACCCGAAAGAAAGCCTGGAAATGTTGCAGGCAGCCGGCATCAGGCATTTTATCCATATCCGGTCGAATGTCCTGGAAACCTTAAGGGAATTTAATAAAGAACTGGGTATTATTTAA
- a CDS encoding T9SS type A sorting domain-containing protein → MKKLFFLGMLFPICLVGQNIDDAYSDHTGQSRFSDFIPPGWDGEYQVFLKDIYWNSIYKNYNQAAKSFKMEIVSFPFIPKYLDDNDTNTKVNLHSNLYDYRCFDVQLAEGYSFGELEQHYNQGGDVYDYWGWGWDYGYWNIFSKIKNNYICDDEGVYKMCKGDYGLISAGFYVPIPCSNDNQKDVWFPHTIIKHTVYFHCGPSLEDNIVDSLYWIYDNTRGTMKGYPFVSTNGGGEFNDFINPTIDVCFRPTFMNCNFVYNPLVQITNHPDYDSGWQPPEDASGSVNYFPPEEVLENFDVCETYELYYNPNQQPINSGFLVTPSWKYVDHIHPCSYALLDAPLLNANGQYWAGYDASGSILEGKEHVYEINNSIDLTLINPYEKIIYNPSHVFVNANLTFPRDYKFLTLHGKYPDKDNEVLKYYEDYWYNKPFIFEFERYYPTPVNKDINAEPWSTYQLNNRIAITIEPCTIIMNAKFIGTDKEEKGILICDTNAVYGNWKYDKETIEIIQLAPGPDCGEEPIPDRNNTNAILFSHQVSTRKKEFIRVYNNPSKNVNIELIDPSRFKAPIIQIIDSFGNKIKMIVNPQEAIHLCDYKLSSGIYLVLLYDMERRLESKKVIITY, encoded by the coding sequence ATGAAGAAATTATTTTTCTTAGGAATGCTTTTCCCAATTTGTTTAGTTGGGCAGAATATAGATGATGCATACTCAGATCATACTGGACAAAGTAGATTTTCAGATTTCATTCCTCCTGGTTGGGATGGAGAATATCAAGTATTTTTAAAAGATATATACTGGAATTCTATATACAAAAATTACAATCAAGCTGCAAAATCCTTTAAAATGGAAATTGTTTCATTCCCATTTATACCAAAATATTTAGATGACAACGATACAAATACAAAGGTGAACTTACACTCAAACCTTTATGATTATAGATGTTTTGACGTACAACTTGCAGAAGGTTATTCTTTTGGAGAACTTGAACAACATTATAATCAAGGTGGGGATGTTTATGATTATTGGGGATGGGGTTGGGATTATGGATATTGGAATATATTTAGTAAAATAAAGAATAATTACATTTGTGATGATGAAGGTGTTTATAAAATGTGCAAGGGTGACTATGGTTTAATTAGTGCAGGGTTCTATGTACCCATTCCATGTAGCAATGATAACCAAAAAGATGTTTGGTTTCCTCACACCATTATTAAGCATACAGTATATTTTCATTGTGGACCAAGTCTTGAAGATAACATTGTTGACTCATTGTATTGGATTTATGACAATACTCGTGGCACTATGAAAGGATATCCCTTTGTTAGTACAAATGGTGGCGGTGAATTCAATGATTTTATTAATCCAACTATCGATGTTTGTTTTAGACCAACTTTTATGAATTGTAATTTTGTTTATAATCCTTTAGTACAAATAACAAATCATCCTGATTATGATAGTGGTTGGCAACCACCTGAGGATGCATCTGGCTCTGTCAATTACTTTCCACCCGAAGAGGTATTGGAAAACTTTGACGTTTGCGAAACATATGAATTATACTACAATCCAAACCAACAGCCAATTAATAGCGGCTTTTTAGTTACGCCTTCGTGGAAATATGTTGATCATATACATCCCTGTTCATATGCATTATTAGATGCTCCTCTACTAAATGCAAATGGTCAATATTGGGCTGGTTATGACGCCTCAGGATCAATACTTGAGGGCAAGGAACATGTCTATGAGATTAACAATAGTATAGATTTAACATTAATAAACCCCTATGAAAAAATAATATATAATCCCTCACATGTATTTGTTAATGCTAATTTAACTTTCCCACGAGACTATAAATTTCTTACTTTACATGGCAAATATCCTGATAAGGATAATGAAGTACTTAAATATTATGAAGATTATTGGTATAACAAACCATTCATATTTGAATTTGAGCGATATTATCCAACCCCAGTTAATAAGGATATTAATGCAGAGCCTTGGTCAACCTACCAACTGAATAATAGAATTGCAATTACTATTGAACCATGTACAATAATAATGAATGCAAAATTTATAGGAACAGACAAAGAAGAGAAAGGGATCCTTATTTGTGATACAAACGCAGTATATGGGAATTGGAAATATGATAAAGAAACGATTGAAATTATTCAACTTGCCCCTGGTCCTGATTGTGGCGAGGAACCAATTCCTGATCGAAATAATACTAATGCAATTCTTTTCTCTCATCAAGTTAGCACAAGAAAAAAGGAGTTTATAAGGGTTTATAATAATCCTTCAAAAAATGTAAATATTGAACTTATTGACCCGTCTAGATTTAAGGCACCTATTATACAAATTATTGACTCTTTTGGGAATAAGATCAAAATGATTGTAAATCCTCAAGAAGCAATTCATCTTTGTGATTATAAACTTTCGTCGGGAATTTATCTTGTATTACTTTATGATATGGAAAGAAGGTTGGAATCAAAAAAAGTGATTATAACTTATTAG